DNA from Thunnus thynnus chromosome 2, fThuThy2.1, whole genome shotgun sequence:
AATTTTGTTATACTTCTATCATATTGTTTAACTCAATGTTATGTAGTGCACTAAAAAGATGAAGTCATCTCTACTCTAACTGAGATATGTGTTGCTAACAGTGAATTGTTTCTGGTGTCAGTGTTTTTCCTGTTAAAATACACACTGATAAAGTGATTtaatatacaaacacagattTGCATTTGGGTTTGGTTGCGCATCAGCTGAAACAGTCAAATAATGTTGAATTTTCAAAACACTTCAAATGATTTAAAGcatgttgaaatgaaaacaactcTGCAAACTCTGTCTGTCCATTTTAAGatctttaacacacacacacacacacacacataaacacggTGGAAATAACAAAACTGTTAATGGAACTTGAACATATTTTACCACTCTTGTGTCGGTAAAGTTAGACTGCTTATAAACTGTCCTGATGAAAAGACTTGACACTTGTTTTTTCATCTTATATAAAACTTATTGTGAAActatttaaaatgatcaattgtagtttattttgtatGCTGTTGTGTAACCATTTCATattttgaactttttttcatgcaaatgtgttattgtgttaAGATAATCCTGTCTAGATGATTGATGTAATAAAATgatgttcattgtttttttaaaacatgaccCGGCCTTATTTGTGTCCCAACTGTATTCATCACATGTCTCCCAAGCAATCAAGTTTGCATCTTCATTTGAGTAAACTCACAGTTGAGGAAGAAGAACTCAAGTCTTTCGCTGCCATTCCTCTGATCATTAACAATACTTCTACAAGTAGCCCACAGGGAAAATCTAATGTTTAAGCTCAGCAAAATCCAAGCATAAGTTCAGTTCACTGCACAAGGGCAAACAGTATTTCAGGCTTAGTCCAGGAGTGCGAGGTTTCCTATGTGCTCTCTGGTGGCATGGGGTTCTTCCCCTTCGATGTCACCACAGCCTGTTCTCCAACGCTGTCATCAATGAGCAGGGAGATGGCGCCATCTAGCTGTTTTGAGGCTGCTAATGCCACTACAGCTTTCTCTGTGGCAAAGCCCATCTTCTCGAGCTGCTGGAGTCTGAAAGGAAGTTATTATTTGAAATCACATAAAGGCAACTGTATATAGGAAATAATGTGAGGAGCTTTGTCTTAAAAAAGTATCCATTCACAGAATATGCTTTACAATAGAAAAAGTCATCAGAATAAATACTAACCGTAGAGAGGAAACTGATGATTTGGGCACTTCTACTTTTGCATCAATGTCCTCAGGTGCATCCTGTAAGGAGGCGAGTATCCCAGCCCGTAGCATCTGTTCCTCCAACACCTCTGCTTCAGACAACACAGCAGACTGTTGCATTACCCAGGCAGGCACTGGCTCCACCCATGGGTGGTGGTTCAAAACTGAGGGACCCCTCATGAGAGGTGGAGCTGCCTGATCTACAGGCACCATCTGAGAAGATCTGTGGTAACAGataaagttaaaatgatcaaatctgCTTTAATCATGAATGCAGGTGGTGAATAATCAAAGAGACAACTGATGTGAATGAGATGAATCATACCTCTGTGAGGTAGTGTAGGTGGGCAATCTGAACCTGGCTGAAGTGGGAACATATGCTGAATCAGGGATGAAATTCAAGACACTggcttcctccagctcctgtAACATCCCAATGAAGGACTGATGATCTGAGAGGTATATTAAGTATCATAAAAAAAGACTAGAGAGAGCATGCACCATTGTGAAAACCCTCTGCAACAAACCACACACCTATTATGGGTCATCTAGAGAATTCAATTTTAAATGCACTAATTTTTCCTTAATTAATCAGGCCTGAAACAAAAGATACATATATTAGTGTATCATTAATACATTTAGGAATAAATGGCAATAAGGAAAGTCTTTGGCCAATtccaatacagaaaaaaacccactgaGGGGCAAACTTGAAGCAAATACGAATTATAAATTTGTTATCAATTGTCAtttaaaggccctgcacactCATGCAAATGCTTTCAAGTACTGTGACTAATTTGACCTCTCCTTAAATTGAAGTCAGGCATTTATGCTGGGAATTACATGATGTCACCAATCTTTATGCACTAGCAGGAATGATGAAGGTGTCCCAAGCCTCCAAGTTTAACAGAACTAACAGGAAAGTGAGACagatgtcaatcaagcacaGTCTGTAAAGAGTCCTGAGAGGAGGTCTAATCAATccaaataagtgaaaacaccacTGTGGGTATACCAGGGGTGTGTAGGGTCTTTAGGGCATCCATTCAAACTAAGGGAGAGAATAAACAATCACATGTTCCAAAGTAAAACTTAACTGTGCCTCTAAAAAACCCAATATATACGATGTTTATTGGAGCATATATAGGCACAAGCATCAAAATGACTATGAAAAGGAAAGGATACAGTTATGACCGATGCATATTGCACAGAAGTGAAGCAGGGCAGGTGTCCCAGGGAGCAGCACCAGACCGAGCAGCAGAAGAAGCCAGGGAAGAAACCAGACTGGCAAACACCTCAGCAGCCTCCTCTGAGTCACCTGACGACACTGGGCTGTAAACAGAGCCAGCTGGATGGCTGAGTAACCACAGATCCGACTTGCCTCACCTCCAAAGACAAAGAGGACCAGGGTGTAAATAAGAGGTAATATGGTCATTGTCAGGATGGAGAGGGCGAGGAAGGCAACTGTTCCCCAGCGGCGTTCCTGACATGGTCCAATCAACAGCAGGAGAGCAACACTGACCAGCAGAGCGGGCAGCTCATCATGACTGAAAGCATACAGGAACACATCTGAggaataaaaagaggaaaaaaaagtgttatttgCTTTGCTTTTACCTACACTAAGATTTCAGAAATGCTTGTAACTAACCCTAAAACATGCTAGTATGAGAGCAGTTACCTCTGAACCTTGGGAAGTCTCCACCTGGACCTAAGCTGAGACTTGCTGGAATCCCCCCAGCATACATCAGCAGCATCAGTGTTACCAATAAAGATGTTCCCAGAAAGAATCCAGGGCGATCTGATCCAAACCAAAACCATACTGACAATATACGATCAAGCATCATTTAAAATCAGCTGTAGTTTCCTCACTTACTGGTCTTTTTGTTGCATAGTTCTGGTAAACAAGCATCTGCTGGTGCTCATAACAAGCACAAGGGCTTGCAAGAGTAAACAGAGGTATAGAAATTTAGCCAATAACCCAATTTATTTCACATAGTGGGAGCTGGAGGCTTTAATAATTTTGTAAATCCACACTTGCTGCAGAATCCTCCCCTATCTATAACTTGTGAAATGCTGTCTGCCACAGACATGGGATAGTTTGCACTCGTTTGTGCTAAATATTTGGCTAAATTGACACTCACTTCCGCATTACGGCACGTCgtcttcttcttttattgttatttggCAACTCAGCGTAAAaagtgcattaccgccacctacAGGACGTACTGACGGCAGGTTTCTTCTGTGCCTTCATGGATAGTTCAACATTCACAGAAGACAAGAATAAGCCAAAAATAGCAAACTTTTTATGTAGAcgttaaaaatgtctttaattcCTTAAAGATCCCTTCAGAgatattttaagatgtatataaagtactctactgtgaataataatttgtgtctgatatggtttttccacaaaaaaacaaacaaaaaacaccatcaattatcttgttaaaatccttcaaatggtatttactccttctccctcattaaaaaatccagaatctataaacatgcaaatatttttctttttagaagttaaactgctggacacaagatgtctcctacttcactaaTAAGTAAATTTTCAGTGTATGGGAGCTGGAGGCTACAAGttcacatcacacttatgtaaattgcatactggaccacaattagctccaaactatttgtgatgtcacaaatcctgctgaagctgaagctgaagAAAAGCACccaaaatgtgtaattttgaataaaagtgaatgCACTATGAAATGATACTGTTTAAATTGCATTTCCCTGTTTTAAATTCAATTATAAAACTCAGTAAAGTATTATTTactgatttatatttatttgtctgaGAGGAAAATGTTCTGCTACACACGTGTATTCAATTCTTGGACTCTTgctttttagtgaaatatttgaGCATTAgacagttatttaaatgaaaccatctgggaagtttagaggggaaatcACTCTTTGGTGAAACTGCTAATAcctcacagacatctgaaatgtgttgtttaatcttttacaaatgtattgtattttatactCTGCCATAGGGatttttatgtcagcatgaaaAGTAATCTGTAGCTAGCTGTCAAATTAATGTGGgtacatttccctctgaaatgtagtggagtagaagcaTTATAGGTGCAGTGTGTAGTGTTTAATGACATCTATATCAgagcagacttggcagaaatggaatataatttGTTGcattgccatgtttctacagtagcccagaacagacaaaccaaacactggctctagagaaggccttttgtgttttttgcaaatTTCGAGGctaccataggttctcctacaagCTTTAAAGGGAGGTTGAGGCGAGGAGTTGCATTCTGCAACCTCATCGCTAGATACCACttaatcctacacactggtcctttaagtagcatagaatagaaatactcaagtaatgtGTTACTGGCAACATTGTTGCATTGAGTTACAGCAATTACCCATTTACAGTAGGTTTACTGTAATTGTGTCTTACaatattactgttttattttaattttttatggtAACAATATTAATTCTGCAGTGTAAATGTTATAGAGTACAAGTAGCATAGGAAGTAAAGTATTCAGCTATAATGCAAGTTACTGAAATGTGTATTCAGTAGAAATCTTGGGGAAAATGTAATTACTTTCCATTTCTGCTGTATGCAAACCTTCTGGGGgattttgtgttatattttactttcttcAGTGACAATAATTACCGTCTTCTCTCCTTCTGTACAGTTATTTCATCCTCATATTGAGCTCAGCAGCTTATCATGGTCTTCTCTTTCTGGGCACATCAGAACATGCTTTTATAGTTTCTATTTCATTTAATCTTACTGAAGTTATTAGAGCTTGTAAGTTGGTTGTGCGCTTTTGAAATGACATGTAGCctatgtttatatgtgtaaGCCTATATTAATCCTGAAACACGGTCACTATTCAAATCTTCTTTGGTTTTACTGGCGGACTACAAACAAACGTTAAATGCTGCCATCAGGACTTCATAAAGAAGTTATACTCTGGATATTAAAGCTTTTCCCTTAAGTATTTATATAAAGCCCTTTGAACCTGTGATTTTTTGTCCCCTGTCTCGAACAGACCTTTTTATGCTCCACTCCCCTCCCATAACCATCACCCGCCcttcagtctttctctctctacacTGAACTTCCCACAATCTATCAGCACATGCTCAACAGTTTCCTTGCAGTTACAAGTCTCACATTTATCTGACACTGTCTTTATCATGATGTAGCATTGAGTCCTGTATGTCCTGATCTGAGCCTAGAAAAATGACATCTTCTTTCCTACATTTACCTTTATTACTTCTCACTCTGACAGACTTTTGAattttcaagattcaagatttctttattgtcatttttcagttctcacataaactgaaatgaaattccATTTCTCCCAGACCAAAAACAGTACTCTTGCAGAATAAACGATTTACACAAACTGAAccactaaaaataaatataagatTATCAAAAATAAACTTAGCAAATATATTAAGAAAGAAGCTTCAGAAGCTTAAAATAATGGaattatataaatacacacaagtaCTCAAACATAAAAGCCTTAAAATAGCAGCAAaggtaaaacattttgtagGCCTATTGTTACCTTAGTGTCCTTATTGTGATGAATTAGTGATTTTTCTACTGATCTCCCAAAACAAATTTCtaaaatatcattatcatttttgttTAGTGCACTTTTAGCAAATTTATCTGCAAcctcattttctttctattcCAACATGTGCCGGTTTCCATCAGAAATGAACATCTATTCCCAGTTGCTGTAGGTTAAATAAGATCATATATACCTcaactttttcttaaaaaaacaacaacaacaaaactttagtgaaacaaatatacaacaagtttacagcagtgtgtgtgtacaagttGAATCTACAATCACAAACAGGCCAGGGGGACTAAAggtagtaaataaataaataaataaataaatatcttataAAGCTTACAGTGGTTTTAcgttttaacagcttttttggTTGTACATTCACATATTGAAGAGATGTATTGTTAGATATGGAAAGTCAACTCTGAAAAGTTTGGCTTTCGCTACAAATTtggatttgtgaatataaaatttttgtcaaaatagtaaacaaatgaatgaaatataacTAACAGCGATTCCTGTCTTATTCAGTGAatccaaacaatacatttttccaaagCTATGTAAGGTGAGAGTAGACATGATCAGCATTAATCAAAGaccaaaataaatgtagcaGCGTTTCTCTGACCTCCCAACAAAAGGTACAACTTACATCAATGTCTTCCTTGAGTTTCTGCAAATGATGATTTGTTGGATAAAACGTGTGAAGCATTGTAATACAACAAATATAAGTTTAACCTCTTTTAACGATTATACTGATAAAGGAGTTGTAAATCTCGCGATATTTCATGGCTCCTGCGTAGTTAAGTCCGTCTCTTCGCCAGCCAGTTCTGTCCAGTCGTCCTGCACAGGCACACTAAAATGGCGTCGGCTCCGGGTGAGTACAAATTTGTGTTTACTATTCTTCTACTGATTTTGAAAGAAAGGCtttatttaattgttaaaaatgaaatgagcagATTAACTTTAACGCGATTACGACCGCaaaatcattgttttcagtCTGTATTCAGTCGAATATCGTTGAGTAGTTAGCGTAAGGCTCAGGGCCTAAAGCTAGGCTTGTTAGCTGCGGTGTTTTTTATCGAATGGGGTTTTTTCCATAATTGCATGCTGAGGTCGATAATACATATCATTTAGAAGTTCAgtagtagttgttgtttttgcgAACGCATGTGTCGATGATTATTTGCTGGTTTTGAAGCATCGCCATGAATGGAGAGTGTACATTGGCTGAATGTGGATGAATGACGACCCGACGACGAGTCTGTGTAACGTGTTGCTAACggctgctaacattagcaaagCGGCTCGCGCGCAAACACTTGTTTTGCTCGACTGTTTAACTAAcgttttattttttgctttaacaGATTACAGCTCCTACAACCAATCCAGTGCCCAGCAGGGGTAAGAGTTCAACTCATTCAAGTGACTGAATGCGACTTATTGTTTGTTAGTGTGCTCCGCTCACTAAGGATATATTTGACCTacttttttattgtacatttctctctgtctttgactattatgcaccacaacaccaaggcaaatcCGTTGCATGTGCAAACCCACgtggcaataaacctgattgAAAGGCTTTAAAGCATTGAATCCCATAATGACCTATTTTTTATATTGCTACTGATAACAGAAAATCAAGTAGCCTACTGATTGAGTGGGTTGGCGAAACGGGACTGTCTAAATTTAGAAGTGATTCTTCAAAACAAATCTAGTCGATTTCAATTTGTGTCATATGTGCCATATATTGAAGTGGACTTGCAAGAGTCTTATTAGCTTTAAAATTATTAATCACTGTAAACCTGATCCGGATATACACCATTAGTAAACCAAGAGTGCATAATATGCCCAGGTCCTAGGGGGACCTAATATTTTCTGAagttaaaactttgtttttgttttgtttttttcaggtaTGCTTCATATGCTGCCCAGCCCTCACAAAGTTATGGACAGTCTACCCAGGTGAGGTTTAATAGTGATTTAGTTGTTTGACTATTGTAGATTGCTTTGTGTGTGACTGATGATTTATTAAGATTCTGATAGTTGCCAtttcatctgcagattatttttaaaaactaattttattttaatttacacatgTACTTTTTAACTCTTTGAATCGTTATCACTAATGTGCACATAAATCAAAGCACACTTTACTGGCAACAATTAAGGTCAGTAAACTAGGAGTAGGAGCACATATATGGTAGCACACTATAGGAAATCTTGCAATGCTGCATCTTATTAAAGGTGCAATTATTAAAAATTCAGTCTTAATGTGAAGTTGATTCTCTGCCCAGCGGTTAAAATGTATGATCTTTTATTTCAGCAGGGTTATAGCCAACAGAGTTATGGATCATATGCccaacctgctgctgctgacagcagTTACACTCAGACAACACCTGCAGCTGGAGGCTacactcagcagcagcagcaacagtatgGGTCCTCGTATGGTCAACCAGCACAAGGTCAGTGATTTGAATGGGACATTTGACTCACGATGTGATTCTGCTAGGAACTACATACGATGGGCTGGATTGGACACAACAAAATTTGGCTGCAAGTTGGGGACAAAGTGGTATTAGTTTTAAACAAactggggctgcaactaacgaatattttcattatcgattaatcagtcagttattttctcaattagtcattcggtctttaaaatgtcaattacCGTTCCTAAAGCCAAAGATGCAACCTaagatatcttgttttgtcccaaccaataGTCCACAGCCCAAAGATATTATGTTTAGTAtaataaaagactaaagaagcCAGTtgacaaacaattaatcgattaacaTAATTTCTGGTTGACACACTGCCCTCATTCTAAATTTTAAACAgaatagtgtttgtttttgtcaaatttgaTGTGGCAGAATTTGTATTATGGGCAGCATCCACACATCATGTTTTCTAGTTAATTCAGAAATGTCCTCAAGTTTTAGTTTTATGATTGTTGGTCACATAGTTCAATAATTTTTTGCCATTTATGTGTTTTCTACAGCTGGCTATCCTGCTGCCCAGTCCACCACTCATGGCTACACCCAGTCAGCCCAGGGTTATGGAGCCAGTGGTTATGACAgtactcctgctgctgctgctccagctgccTCCCAGTCTTACGGCTCTCAGCCAGGTTACACTGCCCAGTCTGCCTACCCTGGCTATGGCCAGCAGCCTGCTCCCACTGCACCACAGAGGTATGTGCCCGTCTGCTCGGAATTGAATGTGTGAATTCCACAAAAGCATAATTGTCTTATCTTTTTGCTTGATGCTCTGTCTCAAGGGCTTTAAGTTCTCAGGCACCATGCCTGATTTCAGGCAGAGAACAGTTTTAAAATCATATAATACTTAATTCAATACATCGTACACATttcctcctggacaacttttcaggctcacaaatcttttcttgctttaatccctgtGTCCTACTTTGTCTTCACCAGTTACAATACTAACAGCCAACCGACTAGTTACAACCAAAATAGCTACTCCCAGCCAGCAGCATATGGCCAACAACAACCTGGCTACCAGGCCCAGCAGGCAAGCTATGGCCAGCAGCAAAGTGGGTACCAACAGCAGACCCAGCAGCAGCCACAGGCTCCTCCTGCTTACCCTCCTCAAACTGCTGGTTCCTATGGGCAGCCCCCAGCCAACCAGTATGGCCAGCAAGGCGGACCACCCAGTTACCAGTCCAACCATTACAGTAAGCTTTGCTTTCCAATTTTGATACACCCCTGTTTTCAAATCTTAATTGATACAGTTCAGTTTAATAtcactgtacatatatatattttttgatgcAATTGTACTCTTTTGTAGATAATTACAGACAGGATGGCCAGGGTGGAGGTTCTGGTTACTCTGGCTCTGAGTCCTCAAGGTACCCAGGGGGAGGGGAAAACAGGGGCCCTGGCAGGGACGGTTTTGACAGAGGTGGAATGATGCACCGTGGGCGTGGAGGCATGGGCCGTGGCATGGGGTAAGTGTCTTTCCCTTCCACTTAACCTCACTTGTATTTTGATTCTACAGGTGCTGTGGCCACTCAGGGCAGGGCTGAGGCAAGTctcaatggaaaaaaatagtTGAAATAATCCATGGTGATGTATCAGTAatttaatcagttttatttatatctttttaatgtttcaaggCCAGGATTTGTCAGCAATAACTGCTGATAAATTAAGGGCTTTCTCCTATACTGTGGGCACATGTTGAAAGGTTTAAGTGCCAACTTGAGCAGTAATTGTAGCTGTTCTCATCCAGTTTCTCTCAGCCCTGCCACTGAATTGGCCAAAGGTAAGCAAAATGgttggttttttaaaaaaaaaatgtataagtGGATTTTGAGACCTGTGCATAATTATTTAGTTTGAGCAGCTTATCTCATAGTGTATAATTTGATTGGGTCAATATCAAAAACATTCGTGGACAATTAAGGGTAGTGTGGGAATGTGATAGAATCATACTGCAAAAATATCTTACATCAATATTAAAGGGGTTTCCTTGAGGAAGGTTAAACACTGTCTCACCATCTCAACAACAGCTTTTTAAATCAGTGTCTCACTGTGGTGCACTATTCACTGTAGGGTAAGACATTTATCGTTTCCATGAGAAGAGGGCAGTCTGAAGTTGCTTAAATCCTGCAGATTTCTCAGTTATTGTGATGCTGGATTCCTTAACTAAAATAAAGTGTGTCCTACAAGACCATACAACACCAAGTTGGTATTTAAGGGATTTTTTAAGTACACACAAGCAATGCAATCTGATGTATTACAAATACACCTTCATGCTTACTCAGGTGCAATTGAAGAATACTTGGGTCAATATATTTCCACTTGATGAGGTTTTCCCCTTTTTACTTACAAATACATGAActtgtgtgttcagtttttgGTTGGTTCTTGCAACACTGTTAATGGCAATATATGGCATGAGGAAGAGTCAAATATACTGATGGTACAGCAAAACCTCAGTAATAGCAAAATGTTGTATCAGCTACAAGGACAATGAGGAACTATTTTCCCTcaaatttctcatttttctacTTGTGTTCCCAAAAATGTTAATCACTCATTAAATTCTAATCAGCTTTAGGATAAAATTTCATCACCTGATGCCACCAGTTGTTCTAATAGAAGTTGTTTAATCTCTTAATGGGTTTTTTCGATAAATTGTGGTCAATGTTTCAGTTTCCACCTCAGCATAAATTCACTAGTGAAAACTAGAAATTAAGGtggcattaaaacacattaagagCAAATTTGATGTACATCAGGCTGAACTTCTAAACACCTCCACTCTTTTCACCCGTCTACTGGGAGCATTTTGTGGTGTGTTCCCCTTGATGAAGTTTTTTTCCTATAAAAGGGacttaactaaaaaaaaatagttggtGGTGTTACAAGACATGCAAAAATACCATGCTTTTTAGGACTTTGTACACAAACTAtttgttcatataaaatatataaggaATGCTCAAGGGATTTTTCTTAGTGTAGATACATTTTTGTGTAGTGTGATCCAGTCTAAACTCAGCCTGCCTCTGAAAGCCGGCATTATTATGCATTTTGTATTGTTTCCGATATGATACTGAAATTA
Protein-coding regions in this window:
- the rhbdd3 gene encoding rhomboid domain-containing protein 3 isoform X1; translated protein: MMLDRILSVWFWFGSDRPGFFLGTSLLVTLMLLMYAGGIPASLSLGPGGDFPRFRDVFLYAFSHDELPALLVSVALLLLIGPCQERRWGTVAFLALSILTMTILPLIYTLVLFVFGGEASRICGYSAIQLALFTAQCRQVTQRRLLRCLPVWFLPWLLLLLGLVLLPGTPALLHFCAICIGHNYHQSFIGMLQELEEASVLNFIPDSAYVPTSARFRLPTYTTSQRSSQMVPVDQAAPPLMRGPSVLNHHPWVEPVPAWVMQQSAVLSEAEVLEEQMLRAGILASLQDAPEDIDAKVEVPKSSVSSLRLQQLEKMGFATEKAVVALAASKQLDGAISLLIDDSVGEQAVVTSKGKNPMPPEST
- the rhbdd3 gene encoding rhomboid domain-containing protein 3 isoform X2, whose amino-acid sequence is MLLMYAGGIPASLSLGPGGDFPRFRDVFLYAFSHDELPALLVSVALLLLIGPCQERRWGTVAFLALSILTMTILPLIYTLVLFVFGGEASRICGYSAIQLALFTAQCRQVTQRRLLRCLPVWFLPWLLLLLGLVLLPGTPALLHFCAICIGHNYHQSFIGMLQELEEASVLNFIPDSAYVPTSARFRLPTYTTSQRSSQMVPVDQAAPPLMRGPSVLNHHPWVEPVPAWVMQQSAVLSEAEVLEEQMLRAGILASLQDAPEDIDAKVEVPKSSVSSLRLQQLEKMGFATEKAVVALAASKQLDGAISLLIDDSVGEQAVVTSKGKNPMPPEST